The window TATTTTTCCGGTAAATAATAGAATAGCCCATTGGGTAGAGCAATATAACCCTGCCTCTAAAATAACTGTTACCGGAAATGGGGTTTCAGAGCTGCAAAAGGTTGAGCCGCAACAAATAGAACCATATCGCACAATTCTGCGGGAGGGTTGTTTTCATCTTATCAGCATCGGAAATCTATTCACCGAGAAGGGTTTTTCCTATCTCATTGAAGCAGTGTCCATACTGAAAAAAGAAGGATTTTGCCTGCAGCTTGTTATCGCAGGGGATGGAGATAGAAGAAAGGAACTGGAGAATCAGGTGAAAACGAATAATTTGAATGCAGAAGTGATGTTCCTTGGCAGAATTGAGAATAATCTTTTAAGAAATATCCTGCCCTTATTTGATTTATTCGTTCTGGCAAGTTACAGTGAGACCTTTGGCATTGTTTTTCTGGAAGCGATGTTTGCCGGGTTGCCGGTTATCGGAATACAGAATGAAGGTATTTTCGGTTTAGCAGAGGATGGCAAACAAGCTCTATTTGCTGAGCCCCAGAACAGTGAAGACCTTGCCCTGAAAATTAAATTGCTGCTTACGAACCAGATTTTAAGGCAGGAAATTGCCCAAGCAGGGCAAAAGCTGGTGCAAGAGAAATATATGCTTAGCGAGCTGATTCAAAGAGTGATAAAAGTGTATGAACAAAAATAAGCTACTGATGATTATCAATGAATTTCCACCTACGGGTCAAAGCGGTGTGCAGAGACCTCTAAAATTCGTTAAATATGCTGTAAGAGCCGGATGGGAGGTGCATATTATTGCTCCTGAAAAACCGGTGAGAAAGGTGGTAGATTATTCGTTGCTGCAGGAAATCCCTAAAGAGGCACATATTTACCGAGTTGGCGGTTTGGGTATTAAGACCCCGGATGAAAGCAAAATGGTGAATGCCCGCTTTAAAGAAACGGCTCCTCCTTCAAAGATAGAAAGAGCATTTTGGGGTTTAGCAAAGCTGATAAACGATGTGCTTTTTCCTTACGATAAACAAATCGGCTGGATGCCTTTTGCTTATTTTGTTGCGTGTAAGGTTATTAAACAGCAGCAGATTAGAAATGTTTACATAACTGCTTTTCCCTATTCTGCATTTTTGGTAGGAATTGCCCTGAAAAAGAAGTTTGGTCAGAAGATTTTCTGGGTAGCGGATTATAGGGATTCCTGGCAATTCGGACCCCTGAAAGAGAAACTGGTTTTACCTTTCCGCTTAAATAAAATCAGAAAAACAGATGATAAGATTCTCGCAACCTGTGATGCAGCTGTTTTTGTTACCCCGGAAACCCGATTGCAATATATAAACAAGCATAGCTGGCTGCAAGAAAAGTCCTTTTATATATCCAACGGTTATGATGAAGATGATTTTAAGGGTATTGTGCCGAAAAAGTTTGATAAGCCGACACTTGTTTTAATGGGCAAGTTAACCAAGGTTTATGGTTCTCCGTTAAATTTACTGAAGGCACTGGAGGATTGCTTACCGCATAATTATCAGGTAATTCATATAGGCAACATAGATAAAGCTATTTTACAAAGCATTGCTGCCTCCGGTTATACGAGCTATAAATATCTTGGCTATCAAAAACATAGTGAGGCAATTGCTTATTCTCTGGGTGCGGATGTCAATCTGATTATTCTATCGGACAGCCCCAGCGCTAAATATTGGTATCCGGGTAAGCTCTTTGAACTTTTACGGTGTGGCAAACCTATTCTGGCTTTAGGACCCCGGGAAAGCAATCTGGAGAAAATATTAAACGAGACCAAACGCGGTAAGTATGCCTATATTAATGATAAAGAACAAATAAAAACCCAAATTATGAACATTATGCAAAAACCCGCTCAGTTTGATAACTCTCCTGAAACGATTAAACAATATT is drawn from Candidatus Cloacimonas sp. and contains these coding sequences:
- a CDS encoding glycosyltransferase family 4 protein; the protein is MQTLKRKLLLITDLYPNKFNPVNGVFVQQQAIELSRFYQVQVVAACDKNPYIIYQQQQDGFPVKIICYPYWRRFFLTSLITYRLLALPAIERCYKRFQPDLIHIHDYRHIPELFWLKPWLNKLPVPKYLTLHNIRTHPQRLKNNPRSGFYSWALKRTLTNWNHIFPVNNRIAHWVEQYNPASKITVTGNGVSELQKVEPQQIEPYRTILREGCFHLISIGNLFTEKGFSYLIEAVSILKKEGFCLQLVIAGDGDRRKELENQVKTNNLNAEVMFLGRIENNLLRNILPLFDLFVLASYSETFGIVFLEAMFAGLPVIGIQNEGIFGLAEDGKQALFAEPQNSEDLALKIKLLLTNQILRQEIAQAGQKLVQEKYMLSELIQRVIKVYEQK